From Ascaphus truei isolate aAscTru1 chromosome 17, aAscTru1.hap1, whole genome shotgun sequence, the proteins below share one genomic window:
- the LOC142467875 gene encoding protein shisa-5-like isoform X1 yields MPASATPLLGALCLLFMPAVLAQDCAAYMDTSFTYHPKQICILSFCSGTCMNRYCNINPFDQLDQSQVLCIITSLWMFVGGSITLSLIVVIGLIACFCCSCCCLYKACCKPSRQTAVTTMTVTNHMPPPQQHMVPMAYTMAMPPPGYQPIPHQFVPDGPANKTNVPPPYPGAEYAMHENLAYAATP; encoded by the exons ATGCCTGCCTCTGCCACCCCCCTGCTCGGGGCTCTGTGCCTCCTCTTCATGCCAGCAG TGCTGGCTCAGGATTGTGCCGCGTACATGGATACCAGCTTCACTTACCACCCGAAGCAGATCTGCATACTGTCCTTCTGCTCCgggacctgcatgaacagatacTGCAACATCAACCCGTTCGACCAGCTGGATCAGAGCCAGGTCCTGTGTATCATCACCAG cCTCTGGATGTTCGTTGGCGGTAGCATCACACTATCCCTAATAGTGGTCATCGGGCTCATCGCTTGCTTCTGCTGCTCATGCTGCTGCTTGTACAAAGCGTGCTGCAAACCCAGCCGGCAAA CTGCTGTGACAACCATGACGGTCACTAACCACATGCCACCGCCGCAGCAGCACATGGTACCGATGGCGTATACCATGGCGATGCCGCCCCCAGGATACCAGCCAATCCCCCATCAGTTTGTACCTGACGGCCCTGCAAATAAGACGAACGTCCCCCCACCCTACCCAG
- the LOC142467875 gene encoding uncharacterized protein LOC142467875 isoform X2 — MPASATPLLGALCLLFMPAVLAQDCAAYMDTSFTYHPKQICILSFCSGTCMNRYCNINPFDQLDQSQVLCIITSLWMFVGGSITLSLIVVIGLIACFCCSCCCLYKACCKPSRQTAVTTMTVTNHMPPPQQHMVPMAYTMAMPPPGYQPIPHQFVPDGPANKTNVPPPYPGEASDKYGYPAM; from the exons ATGCCTGCCTCTGCCACCCCCCTGCTCGGGGCTCTGTGCCTCCTCTTCATGCCAGCAG TGCTGGCTCAGGATTGTGCCGCGTACATGGATACCAGCTTCACTTACCACCCGAAGCAGATCTGCATACTGTCCTTCTGCTCCgggacctgcatgaacagatacTGCAACATCAACCCGTTCGACCAGCTGGATCAGAGCCAGGTCCTGTGTATCATCACCAG cCTCTGGATGTTCGTTGGCGGTAGCATCACACTATCCCTAATAGTGGTCATCGGGCTCATCGCTTGCTTCTGCTGCTCATGCTGCTGCTTGTACAAAGCGTGCTGCAAACCCAGCCGGCAAA CTGCTGTGACAACCATGACGGTCACTAACCACATGCCACCGCCGCAGCAGCACATGGTACCGATGGCGTATACCATGGCGATGCCGCCCCCAGGATACCAGCCAATCCCCCATCAGTTTGTACCTGACGGCCCTGCAAATAAGACGAACGTCCCCCCACCCTACCCAGGTGAGGCTTCAGACAAGTACGGCTACCCTGCTATGTAG